A window of the Choloepus didactylus isolate mChoDid1 chromosome 11, mChoDid1.pri, whole genome shotgun sequence genome harbors these coding sequences:
- the LOC119506465 gene encoding LOW QUALITY PROTEIN: heterogeneous nuclear ribonucleoprotein Q-like (The sequence of the model RefSeq protein was modified relative to this genomic sequence to represent the inferred CDS: inserted 1 base in 1 codon; deleted 2 bases in 1 codon; substituted 1 base at 1 genomic stop codon) has product MGGRRVELDRVCCQRRELRRPFYNSSAPAGPREQGAHVSHNPIPADRIPPPQANGEISGNMATEHVNGNGTEEPMDTTSAVIRSENFQTLLDAGLPQKVAEKLDEIYIAGLVAHSDLDERAIEALKEFNEDGALAVLQQFKDSDLSHVQNKSAFLCGVMKTYRQREKQGTKVADSSKGPDEAKIKALLERTDYTLDVTTGQRKYGGPPPDSIYSGQQPSVGTEIFVGKIPRDLFEDELVPLFEKAGPIWDLRLMMDPLTGLNRGYAFVTFCTKEAAQEAVKLYNNHEIHSGKHIGVCISVANNRLFVGSIPKSKTKEQILEEFSKVTEGLTDVILYHQLDDKKKNRGFCFLEYEDHKTAAQARCRLMSGKVKVWGYVGTVEWADPIEDPDPEVMAKVKVLFVRNLANTGTEEILEKAFSQFGKLEGVKKQKDYAFIHFDERDGAVKAMEEMNGKDLEGENVEIVFAKPPDQKRKERKAQRQAAKNQMYDDYYHYGPPHMPPPTRGQGRGGTGGYGYPPDYYGYEDYYDYYGYDYHNYRGGYEDPYYGYEDFQVGVRERGGRGARGAAPSRSRGAAPPRGRAGXSQRGGPGSARGVHGARGGAQQXRGRGQGKGVEASPDLLQ; this is encoded by the exons atgggGGGGCGGCGAGTGGAACTAGATCGGGTTTGCTGCCAGCGGCGTGAGCTTCGGCGGCCATTTTACAACAGCTCCGCTCCCGCGGGACCCAGGGAGCAAGGAGCACACGTTTCCCACAACCCGATTCCCGCGGACAGGATTCCTCCGCCGCAGGCCAACGGGGAGATCTCTGGAAACATGGCTACAGAACATGTTAATGGAAATGGTACTGAAGAGCCCATGGATACTACTTCTGCAGTTATCCGTTCAGAAAATTTTCAGACATTGCTTGATGCTGGTTTACCACAGAAAGTTGCTGAAAAACTAGATGAAATTTACATTGCAGGGTTAGTTGCACATAGTGATTTAGATGAAAGAGCTATCGAAGCTTTAAAAGAATTCAATGAAGACGGTGCATTGGCAGTTCTTCAACAGTTTAAAGACAGTGATCTCTCTCATGTTCAGAACAAAAGTGCCTTTTTATGTGGAGTCATGAAGACCTATaggcagagagaaaaacaggGGACCAAAGTAGCGGATTCTAGCAAAGGACCAGATGAGGCAAAAATTAAGGCACTCTTGGAAAGAACAGACTACACACTCGATGTGACCACTGGACAGAGGAAGTATGGGGGACCACCTCCAGATTCCATTTATTCGGGTCAGCAGCCTTCTGTTGGCACTGAGATATTTGTAGGGAAGATCCCAAGAGATCTATTTGAGGATGAACTTGTTCCTTTGTTTGAAAAAGCTGGACCTATATGGGATCTTCGTCTAATGATGGATCCACTCACTGGTCTTAATAGAGGTTATGCGTTTGTCACTTTTTGTACAAAAGAAGCAGCTCAGGAGGCTGTTAAATTGTATAATAATCATGAAATTCATTCTGGAAAACATATTGGTGTCTGCATCTCGGTTGCCAATAATAGGCTTTTTGTGGGCTCTATTCCTAAGAGTAAAACCAAGGAACAGATTCTTGAagaatttagcaaagtaacagAGGGTCTTACAGATGTCATTTTATATCACCAACTggatgacaag aaaaaaaacagaggcttttgttTCCTTGAATATGAAGATCACAAAACAGCTGCACAGGCAAGATGTAGGTTAATGAGTGGTAAAGTCAAAGTCTGGGGATATGTTGGAACTGTTGAATGGGCTGACCCTATAGAAGATCCTGATCCTGAGGTTATGGCAAAGGTGAAAGTGCTGTTTGTACGCAACCTTGCCAATACTGGAACAGAAGAGATTTTAGAAAAAGCATTTAGTCAGTTTGGGAAACTGGAAGgagtgaagaaacaaaaagattatgctttcattcattttgatgaGCGAGATGGTGCTGTCAAGGCTATGGAAGAAATGAATGGTAAAGACTTGGAAGGAGAAAATGTTGAAATTGTTTTTGCAAAGCCACCAgatcagaaaaggaaagaaagaaaagctcagaGACAAGCAGCAAAGAATCAAATGTATGATGATTACTACCATTATGGTCCACCTCATATGCCCCCTCCAACAAGAGGTCAAGGGCGTGGAGGTACAGGTGGTTATGGATATCCTCCAGATTATTATGGATATGAAGATTATTACGATTATTATGGCTATGATTACCATAACTATCGTGGTGGATATGAAGATCCATACTATGGTTATGAAGATTTTCAAGTTGGAGTTAGAGAAAGGGGTGGTAGAGGAGCAAGGGGTGCTGCTCCATCCAGAAGTCGTGGGGCTGCTCCTCCCCGTGGTAGAGCTG TTTCACAGAGAGGAGGTCCTGGATCAGCAAGAGGCGTTCATGGTGCGAGAGGAGGTGCCCAACAATAAAGAGGCCGCGGGCAGGGAAAAGGGGTCGAGGCCAGTCCTGACCTGTTACAATGA